The nucleotide window CCGACCAATTGCTTCTTCGTGGTCCAACACACCATCTGGAGTAGTTATCACAACATACCCATACTGCATGAAAGAGATTAAAAGAATGTCAATGCAAGCAATACAAAATGTTTgaaattaaatgaacaaaactgTGATATATTTCCCTATTTGATAGTATAACTGTATAAGATTTAGAAAGATTCGAAAATTAACCTGACGAGTGGGAAGTATTCGCAATCTGTATGCTTCTAGATCCTTTGCCTTGATGTCTTGCCTGTACGTGAGTGCCCGACAATCTTTTATCCTACCTTGTAATTCAACAGTTATCCTCCCCACTCTATGTGGATCATATACTTGAAAGTTCTTGATATACCCTAGAAATATCACACAAAGTTGAAGGTGCTGAAACATGGCACGCACAACAACAACATACTAAACATGGAAGTAAAATGAAACAGAATTGGAGTCATCTCCAAGGCTACAAGGTCTTGAGTTTGACCCCACTGgagaccatatatatatatatatatatatatatatatatatataacagaaAAGCAGCAAAATACCAGAAGTCAGCAAGTTTCATTTGCTAAAGAAATATTGTTGTCAAAGGTGAAAGGTGCAAGAAAGCAAAGCGTACATGGCTTGACAAAAATACAAATGTAGACAATGCTGTGAGGCAAATGTTTATTTAAAATATGCATAAACAAATTGATCTTAGTTTCAATGTGTtagttttaataattaaataagaaacccaaaataaattttagaaaaacAATAATACCAACAAGAAAATTACTATGCTAGTTCAAACTAATTCAAAAGAATAAAAGAGCCAAAATCACCCTCTTAGATACCTTTGGCAAAAGTAATTTCTTTTCTACTTCTGAAATGTTTTGGTTTTCTATGGCCAAAGCATCCTAAATGCACTTAATCAAAACATTGAATAGGGTACTTTTCACAATAGCAGCTACAACTTCAATGCTATGCAATCTTTAGTCACAGCTCAACAAAACACAAATGTAAAATTAAAATGCCTATTGAAAACACAATATAGGCCATGTGCACATACCAGTGCAAAaaataccaccaccaccaccaagcAAAGCACACAAAATCACACAGGCTCAATACAACTTTGCCATTTGATTGCGTGCTTCTGTATGAGTGGGACATTGTAGTGTGACTGGGTTAATCCACTATGAAGGGGGGAAATCTTTTTAATCTTAATTAACAGAAACTAAAGAATGTCAATTGGGAAGAGCAGCAGTAGCATTGAACAACGGACAACCAATCCAATGACAATGAGATAGGAGTTGTTATTCTGCAAAAAGCATAGATTCCTCAACGTTTCTGGCATCCCCCCTTCCAGCAGTTTAACATAGTTCAAGAACAAGCAAATCAGACTGACCACATCAGTTGCAACAGAACCAGGGAAATAATTCACACTTAGATCAAGTTGTCTAATATTGCTATAATTAAATAACCAGCCCGAGTGGTGTAAtccaaggtgttgcaaagattaAGAAACACAAGAAATATGAAATTGACATGCAGAAAGCAAGAAATGAGGCAAATCCACATGAAAACAAGTATAACTCTTGTAGGGAATGAAACATGCTTATTCCAGTTACTGGCTTTGGTTAGGTACAAAAATCAGATAGCTTCAACTATGTCAAGAGACAAAGAGAAAATACAAATGGAGGTTTCCCAACGTTCCCATCATGAAAGGGAAGATTTTTTTGTGAATAATGCACATTAAAAAAATCTCAAAAACCAACTAAATAAAACCAGAGGTCAGCGATTGGAAAGAATTTACGTGActaaatacagaaaatctaacaTTTTACTATTTCATAAACGAAATTAAAGCTAACCCATAAATGAAAAGAAggaattttgttaaaaaataaaaCAGAGTGATTAGATTTACCTCGATCTTTCATGATCTTGAGGAAAGAAGACATGATTGTAGAGATGGGTCGCAACTCCACCGAAGCTTTCCCTCTCTTCTCTGCATTCACTATTGTCCTCAAAGCATCGTTTAATATCCTTCTCCCCATTTCTGCTCTCCACGTCTCTTTCTCTCTCCACACAAAGCCACAAAAACCTTAAATCCAAAATTTAGGCAAATTAGAACAGCAAAAGGGTTTAGAGTGGCATTTTTGTTATTCTTTCTTAGAAAGAGGGCTTTTTATAAAGACTCCCACCTGTGTAGCATACACGCGCCGTTGAGACAAAATAAAAGCGGGTTTTCAGTTTTCTGTCTTTTACTGCAACCAAATGGTCCAAATCCTCTCTCTATTTTTCAATGGACGATCTGCCTCCACCACTACTCCTTGATATCCTGAGTCGACTCACGGACTCAGCCGATCTCGCTCGGTGCCGACTCATCTCTAAAACCTTTAACACACTCTCTCGCGAGGTTCGGTCCATCAACCTCGTCTGCACCTTTTCccgatatctcaaattgaggtcGCCGGAGACCAAAGACGTAACGACACCCTTCAAGACTATATTTAACAACCTGATCCTCAATTCGTTGGCCCTCGAGTCCATCTCGATTAGCGTGGAGAAGTCTCTTGGCGGAATGTCGTATGACGATGTCGAAGACGAGGCTGACGATTTGTATTTGACAGACGTGGGGTTTGTTAATGAGTGGCTGCCGAGGGTTTGTAGGGAGCTAAGATCTCTGTCAATTTCGGATTTTTGGATTCAATCTTGTTGGAGACGATCTGATATTTTGGCGCTGCTTTCTTCTTGCTGTGAGTTTCGCTTAATTTGATCGTTTTCGTTCAATTTCTGTTATTTGGGATGTAGCTTTTTGTTCTTGAAAGTTGAAACTGATAAATGCCAATGTTGCTTCATATGTTTATGCTTTCTGGTAGACCATCGATTGTTGTATGATTATGAGTATGGTTTGGTTTGATGAGACCATAAATGGAATTAGGGGAAGAAAGGACGAAACTTTAGCCAAATGATGCTTTTGAACATACGTTGCTAAAGAACTTTCTCAGACTCCTGCATGGCTGAGAATTTATCTTATGTTGCTTAAAACTCCAACATAAAACTACGGTGATTTAGCTGATGGTTACACTTATAGGTTGAGTGATCAAGAGCACACAGaataaaatttgattaaatgCATTTAGTAATTCCCCATACTCTGGCTTGCAGTGGCCGTGGGCTAGCAATTATGGGCAAGCAAGATTGTGAGGGAGTCTATGTACTCCAAAGGAAGCGCATCAACCACTGATCCATtatacttcattttttatttctttagaaATTTTCTTTCTGATTGAATTATCCTTTAGAACTCTTTTTGGAATAACTTAATTTTATTCATGTATGACACTGAAACTTGTGCTTGCATTTCCAGGTCATAGTCTTTGTGAACTTGAGGTGAAGAATGCTTGGCTCTCCATTAATGGTTTGAATCCAATGCCCATGCTTACAAGTTTAACACTCGAATCTGTAAGACTAGATGATGAGGACCTTAGCAAGGTTAATCATTGCTTCCCTTgtctccaagttctcaatttGATCGGAGTTGGAGGACTTACAGAACCTAAGATCCAGCTTTTTCACCTTAGAAAATGTCAATGGACTGTGTCAAATGCTCCACAATCTCTGACTATTTTTGCACCCAAGCTTGTGAAACTTGAGCTAAATTGTATTGAACCAAGATCACTTGTCCTTGAAACGCCACTATTGTCCGATTTCTATCTTTCCCTTCGGAAAGCAAATAAGTTTGAGGTAAAAGGGTTCTTGGACTTGAAAATCCTACAGCTTGAATCTGCAGATCTTTGTGGCCTTATATACTCATTTCCATCTAATAATTCAATTAAGAGGCTAATAGTTGATTCATCGAAGCGTGTTAAACCTGGTGATATGAGTATGCTTAGCCTGGATATGTTGTTTGAAGTGTTCCCAAATGTGAGCTCACTCACTTTGCGATCTGGGGCTTGGTGTGAAATGGAGACCTGTTTTGTGGCTGGTGGTTTTCAGAGTCATACCGGAATGCAGGGGCTAAAAGAATTTGTTGCACAGTTAGTGATCCGTGATATTGATGTTACTTTGTTATTTATTTTCACTATCTTGGATAATTGCACCAACTTGTCAGATGTTGCACTGCTTATTCACTGTGAAGTTGATCCGAAAATTGCTAGCAACTTCATCTCTCGATGTACAGCTGATCGTCCAAGAGTTAGATGGAGATGGGGAATTTGGAATACTGGCTCAATAGACACTTGGACCTCGGACAGCATCTAATTTCGCTACCCTAGTTGTTTAAACGAGGCAAAGAGAATAAGCCTAATCTGTTGGAGCGGTGCTACGATCTGGAAAAAGGTTGCACTCCTTGGAAATTGACGTACAGGAATTTTGGGGCACAAACTTTTTATTGCCTGTGAAAATAATCTAGATGCATCCAGATATTTTATGGGACGATTGGGGTTGAGGGTCTCACCAATTACAAGCTATCAGACTTGGTATACTGTTGCGTAAAAGCTTCAATGCATACAtacttatgatatggattctgaTGTTGTCCGTGCTGTGTGCAAAAATTATGGCAAATATCTTATCATCACACCCTGCTCTATTTCAAAAGAGAAATGAGGTGAGAGAATTCCCTGATGTGTGTTGATAGTACAGTTACTTTTACATCTTATTGGTGAATGCCCACAGAATTTGGGCAATAAATTGTCAATCGTTATACGTCTGAACTAGGATCTCCTGAATGTGTATTGCCCCCCAACACCACCCCACCCCACCCACCCCCCCGTCCTCTCTCCTCCACACACCCACCCcccatccctttttttttttgcaagAGGTAAAGTTTCTATTACAATCATCATGTAGCACTTCCGTGCAGTATTATTACCCTATAACATGAAACCTCCtgcaaaacttttttttttaatttttagtatttttttacTGCTTGGCAATCTTGCTTGACAAAACACCAACTATGCTAGAGGTTAATAGAGGATAAATGTTCATCTTATATTTAagggaaggaaagaaaagaaggtagccattgtttttctttttctattttgaGCTAGAGAATCATGGATTCCTTACATCTCATAGCAAACATAAGAGCTTGATCAGCAGAAGTCAATGCCTCAAGTGGAGGTGGGAAGCTCAATCCAAAGCCCTAGCATTCTATTCTGCTGCTCTATTGGAATTGGCTGCTTTATTAACATAAGCAAAATGAACAAAAATAATACATTGCATGATCTTAGTGGTGGTGAAAAAATTGCAGAGACCAAATTTCTCTGACAATAGCTGAAATCTCCCATGGGATAGCAAAATGCTTCTAACTTGGGCCTTGAACATCTCCATACTTTATATTTATGCAAGTTATAAACACATATCTTTCTATatctataatataataaaaagaggTCCTTACTTTGATAtagttttataaattttattaaattttcaattgCACAAGAAAAttctttattttcataattactaCATCCATCTATTTTTATCTTTTCCAAGGATAGTAGAAAAAGGAAGAAACAGTTTTTTATACTAATTTTTGCATAATAAATATAATGCATTCCAATTCAATGGTTGAAAATCGAATTGAAAGGTTCACCGCAACATGGGGCGATGTCTAGCCCATGGCCTTGGGCGCACTTACTCCAGCTAGGGAGCCTTGGGAAGCGTATGTGTGGGTTACATGGATTAATAGgcttgataaaattattataattttatttaattttatcaagATATGGATCTTATCTTTAGTCTAAGTGTGAGTGAttaatgtttaaaaaaaaaacttaatattaaaataaattagccAATATATAGGAGGGCAGCCTAATTTACATAAGTCTCTCTGTGAAGGTGGAGCTGAACCTTTAAGTTCTCGTATTGACTGTGAAAAACATATTTATGGATTATAAATTAACTTTGATAAAATTGTCATGATTTGTCAATCATGATTTGTCAAAGGCGCCTATCCTGTCTCTGACCTTGGGCGTtctatctttgaaaaaaaaaattagggaaTTGAGACCCGCGCCATCTCTCCAGTCTCCACCAGCACTACAGGAGCATATATTGAGTTAAATATCCCATTTGTACTGTATAATTTCCCGCCTCTCCTTTCTCATTTCACGCTCTGAAACCCTAACCATATCCTTCCAAAACTAATGGGGCAGAAGCAACAACCCACCGCCGATCCGACCGTCGAACCCAAGAGATATCGGTGAATGAATCCAGCTCCCATTCACTGTTCTCGTGGTTTTTCTACAACACTTCATCCAAAGACTTCGCTTGAGTTCTTTTATTTCGCATTTGTTTCATTTATCTAAGATGCTTTTGATTTCTGGCTGATTTTTTTTATCTTTGCATTCTTTCTAGTTTCTATCTGCTTGCCATTCATTTAGAAACAACTTTCGCTGCAGATGCTGGAATCGAGGCCAAAGAATGCATTAAAATTTACCTCGGAATGATGATTTTCATGCGTGATGATTACATGTTTCTTATGTTGAACTTTTCGTGTTCCTGATTACTGGTGTCACAGTTTCCAGCAAGGAACAAGTGGATGCTTTTGAAAGTTACTGCATTGATCTAGTTGACTTGAATGGCTTTTTTGATGAGGATGACAAGGGAAAACTTGAACCTCCTATAAAATTGGgaactagggttagggtttgatgtgtgaTATTTAGGAACGGTTAATGATAAATCTTTCCCTGCATGATTTCATTAGGCCACTTGAGCTCCACTTAGACTAAATGCCAAAAAAGTGATGTTTTTGGTACCTGGGGTAGAGTGCTCTTTAAGAATTATTATTCCTATGCCTTGTAAACaagtgtaaatttttattttaatttatgttttgCATTTTCTTAATTCCATTTATTTGTTAGGGAAGAAAAGGTGGTGTGTTTGTGGTGGGGATGTTGACACAAAATGAGCagtttacacacacacacacacacatatatataaactCTTGGCTTTCCATTTTTCATGTTCATTCTGTAGAGGTTGTATGATTGAAACAGAATGCCAAGGTTAATGTTCTCTCCTACTGGGTCAGGTAGTTCACATGGTGATAGGCAATGCAAGTACTGGACATCTTCACAGTCGCTTGATccctcttgttcttcttcttgtTGATGGTAATATCCTCGGTTTATCTAAGGAAATCTTTATTGCATTACTTTCTTGCTGCCTGGCAGAAAATTCTGTTTTTGAAATATCTTTTTTTCTTAGTCAGGTAGCAATCCTATTGATG belongs to Hevea brasiliensis isolate MT/VB/25A 57/8 chromosome 4, ASM3005281v1, whole genome shotgun sequence and includes:
- the LOC110633700 gene encoding 40S ribosomal protein S15a-5 produces the protein MGRRILNDALRTIVNAEKRGKASVELRPISTIMSSFLKIMKDRGYIKNFQVYDPHRVGRITVELQGRIKDCRALTYRQDIKAKDLEAYRLRILPTRQYGYVVITTPDGVLDHEEAIGRNVGGQVLGYFH
- the LOC110633699 gene encoding F-box/LRR-repeat protein At4g29420, whose translation is MDDLPPPLLLDILSRLTDSADLARCRLISKTFNTLSREVRSINLVCTFSRYLKLRSPETKDVTTPFKTIFNNLILNSLALESISISVEKSLGGMSYDDVEDEADDLYLTDVGFVNEWLPRVCRELRSLSISDFWIQSCWRRSDILALLSSCCHSLCELEVKNAWLSINGLNPMPMLTSLTLESVRLDDEDLSKVNHCFPCLQVLNLIGVGGLTEPKIQLFHLRKCQWTVSNAPQSLTIFAPKLVKLELNCIEPRSLVLETPLLSDFYLSLRKANKFEVKGFLDLKILQLESADLCGLIYSFPSNNSIKRLIVDSSKRVKPGDMSMLSLDMLFEVFPNVSSLTLRSGAWCEMETCFVAGGFQSHTGMQGLKEFVAQLVIRDIDVTLLFIFTILDNCTNLSDVALLIHCEVDPKIASNFISRCTADRPRVRWRWGIWNTGSIDTWTSDSI